In a single window of the Methanobrevibacter arboriphilus JCM 13429 = DSM 1125 genome:
- a CDS encoding universal stress protein — translation MFGNIMVPSDGSEYSDKAVDAAIEIAKKFNSKITAVFVLDENTSFSYDTLENEGNEILKGISEKGKKEGVMVIEHLITADPLRDMKIIAERTQVDSIVINSSGKNKSEDLMIGSIASRVIETFDIPIVLVK, via the coding sequence ATGTTTGGAAATATAATGGTTCCTTCAGATGGTTCTGAGTATTCAGATAAAGCAGTTGATGCAGCTATTGAAATAGCTAAAAAGTTTAATTCAAAAATTACAGCTGTTTTTGTTCTTGATGAAAATACTAGCTTTTCTTATGATACTTTAGAAAACGAAGGAAATGAAATTTTAAAGGGTATTAGTGAAAAAGGTAAAAAAGAGGGAGTTATGGTTATAGAACATTTAATCACTGCTGATCCTCTTCGAGATATGAAGATAATAGCTGAAAGAACTCAGGTTGACTCTATTGTTATTAATTCTTCTGGAAAAAATAAATCTGAGGATTTAATGATCGGAAGTATAGCTAGTAGAGTCATTGAAACATTTGATATTCCAATTGTCTTAGTTAAATAG
- a CDS encoding right-handed parallel beta-helix repeat-containing protein has product MDKFKKIKKNRIKYLCLSILFIISIFIFISPSYSATIKVEHNATNQEIQSLIDSAKSGDIIQFKNSTYNEISLIINKKLTLKGNGTTIITNNSKENNGNANIGNNTFGFYFTKSALGSQLIGFNIISNSDYAVIVNSSSLTMTSNIIIGGQKGGVLFNNSKDSKINNNNISNSKGYGINIINSKNINITSSNIKNNNDSGILIYKSLYVSIFNSAIFNNLKHGIELIHSNNTKIVKNKIENNYDGIFLSNTKLANITDNLINNNKRNGINLNDRTEKSYIINNTISKNANGIQLNGKSINDIIKFNLIKEQKQTADTDVDMFETGNGIVIGDNYDPSSSFTIEYNSILNNENFGIKNKPQFDEVSVGANYFGDSGNHICPRILASILTAKLSASGELHLFDGKKQTGYIIGADQRIYSAKKIGTPSKPPNTSSNNTNSNINTNTDSGSNGNLNNASIQNGTNNAKTQSNNNPKKTNTTTNQYSVGDSGKPLLSKVYEVISNQIAKAMGENSILPYLVLIIIAGIFGLGYLKKRKI; this is encoded by the coding sequence ATGGATAAATTTAAAAAAATAAAAAAAAATAGAATTAAATATCTATGCTTATCGATTTTATTTATTATTTCTATTTTTATTTTTATTTCTCCCAGCTACTCTGCAACGATAAAAGTTGAGCATAATGCAACAAATCAGGAAATACAAAGCTTGATTGATTCAGCCAAATCTGGAGACATAATTCAATTTAAAAATTCAACTTACAATGAAATATCACTAATAATAAACAAAAAATTAACTTTAAAAGGAAATGGAACTACAATCATCACAAATAATTCAAAAGAGAATAATGGAAATGCAAATATTGGAAATAACACTTTTGGATTTTATTTTACAAAAAGTGCTTTAGGTAGTCAATTAATAGGATTTAATATAATTAGTAACTCTGACTATGCTGTGATAGTTAATTCCTCATCACTGACTATGACTTCAAATATCATTATTGGAGGTCAAAAAGGAGGAGTATTATTCAATAATAGTAAAGATTCCAAAATAAACAACAATAATATATCTAATTCAAAAGGTTATGGAATAAATATTATAAACTCCAAGAATATTAACATCACATCAAGTAATATAAAAAATAATAATGATTCAGGAATATTAATATATAAATCTTTATATGTTTCAATTTTTAATAGTGCAATATTCAATAATCTAAAACATGGAATTGAATTAATACATTCAAACAATACAAAAATAGTTAAAAATAAAATTGAAAATAATTATGATGGAATATTTTTATCAAACACAAAATTAGCTAATATAACCGATAATCTAATTAATAATAATAAAAGAAATGGAATAAATCTTAATGATAGAACTGAAAAAAGTTATATTATAAATAATACTATTTCTAAAAATGCTAATGGAATTCAATTAAATGGTAAATCGATTAATGATATAATAAAATTTAATCTTATTAAAGAGCAAAAACAAACAGCTGATACAGATGTAGATATGTTTGAAACAGGAAATGGAATTGTAATAGGAGATAATTATGATCCTTCTTCAAGTTTTACTATAGAATATAATTCTATTTTAAATAATGAAAATTTTGGTATTAAAAATAAGCCACAATTTGATGAAGTAAGTGTTGGAGCTAATTATTTTGGAGATAGTGGAAACCATATATGTCCAAGAATACTTGCTTCTATTTTAACAGCGAAATTATCTGCTTCTGGTGAATTACATCTGTTTGATGGTAAAAAACAAACAGGTTATATTATTGGTGCTGATCAAAGAATCTATTCTGCTAAAAAAATAGGAACACCATCAAAACCTCCAAATACAAGTTCTAATAATACTAATAGTAATATTAATACTAATACTGATTCTGGTTCAAATGGAAACTTAAATAATGCTTCCATTCAAAATGGAACTAACAATGCTAAAACACAAAGTAATAATAACCCTAAAAAAACAAATACAACCACTAATCAATATTCAGTTGGAGACAGTGGAAAACCATTATTAAGTAAAGTATATGAAGTAATATCCAATCAAATTGCAAAAGCTATGGGAGAAAATTCTATACTTCCTTATTTAGTTCTTATTATAATAGCAGGAATATTTGGTTTAGGCTATTTAAAAAAGAGAAAAATATAA
- a CDS encoding ATP-binding cassette domain-containing protein yields the protein MIKLENISKSYKLDNGEEVSALKNINLEVEDGEILGIIGMSGSGKTSLLRILRGVEKFDSGKITLDDIEVSFDSSQYYYNKLRKDTAIHLQRSFGLWPETTINNVIRKLYGAKYGDEGSTDFEFAYDQFGDEAREILKVVGLEEKADHFAPVLSGGEKQRLVMARQLAKKPKVLLLDEPATMACPRTKQAILDSIKRINKELGVTVVLVSHLPEVHRYLANRVILLEDGKIKEEGCPKDVTDDFLDELDTEIAIDPTVDDETIIKVNNLEKRFFLLKGGNVLDIEDINLEIKKRDILTILGPSGAGKTILLRMLAGLDFPEKGEVLYRLGSEDSNDNYKDNNSKDNNYKDNNSEDKNDVDNKYTDKNDEDIDEGVWVDLDDPGINRMKVRRKIGFMYQEFALQHHSTIKDQLATKLGFKNEFVVDEARKKAKELELGDELLDALYQLTDLPENEAKSRLEQIGLLPDILDDLFPKFPEKAVKEEIKPIFDALDLPLEILNRKSYELSGGQKVRAMLALALSSKPETLLLDEPFGDLDPITLRIVANSIKKINKEFKTTIIMVSHNIDFIKELSKRAIFMDNGKIIDDGNPIKLVDDFVDFCKADYLS from the coding sequence ATGATTAAATTGGAAAATATTAGTAAATCTTACAAATTAGACAATGGTGAAGAAGTATCTGCACTAAAAAATATCAATCTTGAGGTTGAAGATGGTGAAATATTAGGTATAATTGGAATGAGTGGTTCTGGAAAAACTAGTCTTCTTAGAATACTTAGAGGTGTTGAAAAGTTTGATAGTGGGAAGATAACACTTGATGACATAGAAGTTTCTTTTGATTCAAGTCAATATTATTATAATAAACTTAGAAAGGATACAGCAATTCATCTTCAAAGATCTTTTGGTTTATGGCCAGAAACAACTATTAATAATGTCATAAGAAAATTATATGGTGCTAAATATGGTGATGAGGGGTCCACTGATTTTGAATTTGCTTATGATCAGTTTGGTGATGAAGCTAGAGAAATTTTAAAGGTTGTTGGTCTTGAAGAAAAGGCAGATCATTTTGCACCAGTATTAAGTGGTGGTGAAAAACAACGTCTTGTTATGGCAAGACAACTAGCTAAAAAACCAAAAGTTTTACTTCTTGATGAACCTGCTACTATGGCTTGTCCAAGAACAAAGCAAGCTATACTTGATTCAATAAAAAGAATTAATAAAGAGTTAGGAGTAACTGTAGTTTTAGTATCACACTTGCCCGAAGTCCATAGATATTTAGCAAACAGGGTTATTTTACTTGAAGATGGTAAAATAAAAGAAGAGGGATGTCCTAAAGATGTTACTGATGATTTTTTAGATGAACTTGATACAGAAATAGCTATTGATCCAACAGTTGATGATGAAACAATTATTAAAGTTAATAATCTTGAAAAGAGATTTTTCCTCTTAAAAGGTGGAAATGTTCTTGATATTGAGGATATTAATTTAGAAATTAAAAAACGTGATATTTTAACTATTCTTGGCCCTAGTGGTGCTGGTAAGACTATTCTTCTTAGAATGCTTGCTGGATTAGATTTTCCTGAAAAAGGAGAAGTTCTTTATAGGTTAGGTAGTGAAGATTCGAATGATAACTATAAAGACAATAATTCTAAAGACAATAACTATAAAGACAATAATTCTGAAGATAAAAATGATGTTGATAATAAATATACAGATAAAAATGATGAAGATATTGATGAAGGAGTTTGGGTAGATCTTGATGATCCTGGAATCAATAGAATGAAAGTTAGAAGAAAAATCGGTTTTATGTATCAAGAATTTGCACTTCAGCACCATTCAACTATTAAGGATCAGTTAGCTACAAAATTAGGTTTTAAAAATGAGTTTGTAGTGGATGAGGCAAGAAAAAAAGCTAAAGAATTAGAATTAGGTGATGAACTTTTAGATGCATTGTATCAGCTCACTGATTTACCTGAAAATGAAGCTAAATCACGTCTTGAACAGATTGGTCTTCTTCCTGATATTTTAGATGATTTGTTCCCTAAATTCCCTGAAAAAGCTGTTAAAGAAGAAATTAAGCCAATATTTGATGCATTAGATCTTCCTCTTGAAATACTAAATAGAAAGTCTTATGAGCTTTCTGGTGGTCAGAAGGTTCGTGCTATGTTAGCTTTAGCTTTATCTTCAAAACCTGAAACTTTGTTACTTGATGAACCATTTGGTGATTTAGATCCAATAACACTTAGAATTGTTGCAAATTCTATTAAAAAGATTAATAAAGAGTTTAAAACAACTATAATAATGGTTTCACACAATATCGATTTTATAAAAGAGCTTAGTAAAAGAGCTATTTTCATGGATAATGGAAAAATCATTGATGATGGTAACCCTATTAAGTTAGTTGATGATTTTGTTGATTTTTGTAAGGCAGATTATTTGAGTTAA
- the hisI gene encoding phosphoribosyl-AMP cyclohydrolase — MKINFKHDVNGQKLVIAVVQDYETSQVLMVAYMNKEALTKTLKTGVAHYWSTSRNKLWLKGESSGNTQKVKEIFTDCDMDAVVLKVEQTGAACHEGYYSCFFREFDVEKINENKTDLEDLNEDDLKIISKRLFNPEDVYGNK; from the coding sequence ATTAAAATTAATTTTAAGCATGATGTTAATGGACAAAAACTAGTGATAGCTGTTGTTCAAGATTATGAAACTTCTCAAGTTTTAATGGTAGCTTATATGAATAAAGAGGCACTTACAAAAACTTTAAAAACTGGTGTTGCTCATTATTGGAGTACTTCAAGAAATAAGCTATGGTTAAAAGGTGAAAGTTCTGGAAATACACAAAAAGTTAAAGAAATTTTCACTGATTGTGATATGGATGCTGTTGTGTTAAAGGTTGAGCAAACTGGTGCAGCTTGTCATGAAGGGTATTATTCATGCTTCTTTAGAGAGTTTGATGTTGAAAAAATAAATGAGAATAAAACTGATTTAGAAGATCTAAATGAAGATGATTTAAAAATTATTTCTAAAAGATTATTTAATCCTGAAGATGTATATGGGAATAAATAA
- a CDS encoding ferritin encodes MVSTKMEEALNKQLNAEVYSGYLYLSMAAYFEETDLSGFANWMRVQAQEELSHGMKFYDYLVQRGTRVTLSEIKKPQFSWESPVDVFEHVLSHEKVVSGMINDLVDLAIEERDHSTNNFLQWFVAEQVEEEESASDALSKVKFASEASNGLFLLDSEFGTRVYTPSTSE; translated from the coding sequence ATGGTAAGTACAAAAATGGAAGAAGCATTAAATAAACAACTTAATGCTGAAGTGTATTCTGGATACTTATACTTGTCAATGGCTGCATATTTTGAAGAAACAGATTTAAGTGGTTTTGCAAACTGGATGAGAGTTCAAGCTCAAGAAGAACTTTCTCATGGAATGAAATTCTATGATTACTTAGTTCAAAGAGGAACAAGAGTTACACTTTCTGAGATAAAAAAACCTCAATTTTCTTGGGAATCTCCTGTTGATGTGTTTGAGCATGTTTTATCTCATGAAAAAGTAGTTTCAGGCATGATTAATGATTTAGTTGATTTAGCAATTGAAGAAAGAGACCATTCAACAAATAATTTTTTACAATGGTTTGTAGCTGAACAAGTTGAAGAAGAAGAATCTGCAAGTGATGCTTTGAGTAAAGTTAAATTTGCTAGTGAAGCATCTAATGGTTTGTTTTTACTTGATTCTGAATTTGGGACTAGAGTTTATACTCCAAGTACAAGCGAATAA
- a CDS encoding NifB/NifX family molybdenum-iron cluster-binding protein produces the protein MSYRIAVTSDDGKYVNQHFGQATHFLLFEVEDDGKYEYLGSVKNNPTCSSDEKNKSEQAISLIDDVSILITQNLGKKPLEICMKKGIKPVISYKAIDDALDEVINDYKLK, from the coding sequence ATGTCTTATAGAATCGCAGTAACAAGTGATGATGGAAAATATGTTAATCAACATTTTGGTCAAGCTACACATTTTTTACTTTTTGAAGTTGAAGATGATGGTAAATATGAATATCTAGGTTCAGTTAAAAATAACCCTACTTGTAGTAGTGATGAAAAAAATAAGTCAGAACAAGCTATTAGTCTTATAGATGATGTTAGTATTTTAATCACGCAAAATCTAGGGAAAAAACCCCTTGAAATATGTATGAAAAAAGGGATTAAGCCAGTAATATCCTACAAAGCTATTGATGATGCTTTAGATGAAGTAATAAATGATTATAAACTAAAATAA
- a CDS encoding rubredoxin, with protein MSGRMKCKVCGYIYDPEKGEPRAKVEPGTEWENVPDKFKCPSCGAPKRMFKPL; from the coding sequence ATGAGTGGAAGAATGAAATGTAAAGTTTGTGGATATATTTATGATCCAGAAAAAGGAGAACCAAGAGCTAAGGTAGAACCAGGAACTGAATGGGAAAATGTACCTGATAAGTTTAAATGTCCTTCTTGTGGTGCTCCAAAAAGAATGTTTAAACCATTATAA
- the rd gene encoding rubredoxin: protein MDKYVCDMCGYVYDPAKGDPDNGIEPGTAFEDLPDDWVCPLCGVGKDEFVKQE from the coding sequence ATGGATAAATATGTTTGTGATATGTGTGGATATGTTTATGACCCTGCTAAAGGTGACCCAGATAATGGAATAGAACCTGGAACTGCATTTGAAGATTTGCCTGATGATTGGGTTTGTCCATTGTGTGGTGTAGGAAAGGATGAATTTGTTAAACAAGAATAA
- the aroE gene encoding shikimate dehydrogenase — translation MINGTTKVVGVIGNPVGHSFSPAMFNAAFKSMNMNYVYVPFKVEKENLKYAIRGAKAFGIKGINVTIPHKQKVINELDKFSIMANLIGAVNTIDFKNGKSKGYNTDCVGAIRAIKEVCDLRNKSVVIVGAGGAARAISFQLAIEGVNNINMINRSPKKAKSLAYDIKTLLSADFTDNSKLDEVTIDFSHIDLNFEYGSLDELPKSIANADILIDTTPVGMHPNIDDEPIAKHEEMHSDLVVNDIVYNPIETSLLKEAKKAGATLIYGTKMLLYQGAESFKIWTGKEAPLDVMEKSILESIK, via the coding sequence TTGATAAATGGAACCACAAAAGTTGTTGGAGTAATTGGAAATCCTGTTGGACATAGTTTTTCTCCAGCAATGTTTAATGCTGCATTTAAGTCTATGAATATGAACTATGTTTATGTTCCATTTAAAGTAGAAAAAGAAAATCTTAAATATGCTATTCGAGGAGCTAAAGCATTTGGTATTAAAGGAATTAATGTTACTATTCCTCATAAACAAAAAGTAATAAATGAACTTGATAAATTCAGTATAATGGCAAACTTAATTGGTGCAGTTAATACAATTGACTTTAAAAATGGAAAGTCAAAAGGTTATAATACTGATTGTGTTGGGGCTATTCGTGCTATTAAAGAAGTTTGTGACTTAAGAAATAAAAGTGTAGTGATAGTTGGAGCTGGAGGAGCTGCAAGAGCAATATCTTTCCAATTAGCTATTGAAGGAGTTAATAATATAAATATGATTAATAGAAGTCCTAAAAAAGCTAAATCACTTGCTTATGATATTAAAACTTTATTATCTGCAGATTTTACAGATAATTCAAAATTAGATGAAGTAACTATTGATTTTTCACATATTGATTTGAATTTTGAATATGGAAGCCTTGATGAACTTCCTAAAAGTATAGCTAATGCAGATATTTTAATCGATACAACCCCAGTAGGGATGCATCCAAATATAGATGATGAACCAATAGCTAAACATGAAGAAATGCATTCTGACCTTGTTGTAAATGATATTGTTTATAATCCTATTGAAACAAGTCTTTTAAAAGAAGCTAAAAAAGCAGGTGCAACATTAATCTATGGAACTAAAATGCTTTTATACCAGGGTGCAGAAAGCTTCAAAATATGGACTGGAAAAGAAGCTCCATTAGATGTTATGGAAAAAAGTATATTAGAATCTATAAAATAA
- a CDS encoding PINc/VapC family ATPase: protein MEKIVPDTSAVIEGAVSKIIDKNNLNYPEIIVPEAVVAELEYQTNKGQFIGKKGLTELKKLQNLADNGEIAISFTGKRPNNYEISLSKTGEIDAIIRDVAKSELAILVTSDRVQSEVAKAQGINVIYVEQVDKSNEELKISKYFDDDTMSVHLKENVPPMAKKGKPGNINLVKLDSKLISYDYLNKLAEDIIEKARHDFKTYLELDEEGATVVQSREYRISIAKPPFSEGMEITAVRPVAEVSLESYKLSEKLIDRLKSTANGILISGSPGAGKSTFAQAVAKFFSEDMNKIVKTMESPRDLQVGDEITQYAPLDGDMEKTADILLLVRPDFTIYDELRKNHDFNIFADMRLAGVGMIGVVHATRPIDAIQRIAARVELGIIPSVVDTTIYIEDGEIKAIYETNLTVKVPSGMQEADLARPVIEVRDFENGDLKNEIYTYGEQTIVMDVDLVQEDSKSSDSKSAVDKIVEKEVIRAVKKIVPKATVQAELVSNDRIKIFVNEKFIPKIIGKKGKRIDDLERKVGISIGVEPIESLKDYDDKNDNKTKSKKFSEEFEIPYEISKKHLNLDIGYENIGEEFDVSVNGEYLFTATVGKKGLVRLKQGLEITEILLDAIDMDVPIIGTFR, encoded by the coding sequence ATTGAAAAGATTGTTCCTGATACTAGTGCTGTTATTGAAGGAGCAGTTAGTAAAATTATTGATAAAAATAATTTAAATTATCCTGAAATTATTGTTCCTGAGGCTGTTGTAGCTGAACTTGAATATCAAACTAATAAGGGTCAGTTTATTGGTAAAAAAGGATTAACTGAGTTAAAAAAACTTCAAAATCTTGCTGATAATGGTGAAATAGCTATTAGTTTCACTGGGAAAAGACCTAATAATTATGAGATTTCTCTTTCTAAAACTGGTGAAATAGATGCAATTATAAGGGATGTTGCAAAATCTGAATTAGCTATTTTAGTCACATCAGATAGAGTTCAAAGTGAGGTAGCTAAAGCTCAAGGAATAAATGTTATTTATGTTGAACAAGTTGATAAATCAAATGAGGAACTGAAAATTTCTAAATATTTTGATGATGATACAATGTCAGTTCATCTTAAAGAAAATGTTCCTCCTATGGCTAAAAAGGGAAAACCTGGAAATATAAATCTTGTAAAACTTGATTCAAAACTTATTTCTTATGATTATCTTAATAAGCTTGCTGAAGACATAATTGAAAAAGCTCGTCATGATTTTAAGACTTACCTTGAGCTTGATGAAGAGGGAGCTACAGTTGTTCAATCAAGAGAATATAGGATTTCAATAGCTAAACCTCCTTTTTCTGAAGGAATGGAGATTACAGCTGTTCGTCCTGTAGCTGAGGTTTCTCTTGAAAGTTATAAGCTTTCTGAAAAATTGATTGATAGACTTAAAAGCACTGCTAACGGTATTCTTATTTCTGGTTCTCCTGGTGCAGGTAAAAGTACATTTGCCCAGGCTGTAGCTAAATTTTTCTCTGAAGATATGAATAAGATTGTTAAGACTATGGAATCTCCTCGTGATCTTCAGGTTGGAGATGAGATAACCCAATATGCACCTTTAGATGGAGATATGGAAAAAACAGCAGATATTCTTTTACTTGTACGGCCTGATTTTACTATTTATGATGAACTTAGAAAGAATCATGATTTTAATATTTTTGCTGATATGAGATTAGCTGGTGTTGGAATGATTGGTGTTGTTCATGCTACTCGCCCAATCGATGCTATTCAAAGGATTGCGGCAAGAGTAGAGCTGGGAATTATTCCTTCTGTTGTTGATACTACTATTTATATTGAAGATGGTGAGATTAAAGCTATTTATGAAACTAATCTTACTGTAAAAGTTCCTTCTGGTATGCAGGAGGCTGATCTTGCAAGACCTGTTATTGAAGTTCGTGATTTTGAAAATGGGGATTTAAAAAATGAGATTTATACTTATGGTGAGCAGACTATTGTTATGGATGTTGATCTAGTTCAAGAGGATTCAAAGAGTAGTGATTCTAAATCAGCTGTAGATAAGATTGTTGAAAAGGAAGTTATTCGTGCTGTTAAAAAGATAGTTCCAAAAGCTACTGTTCAAGCTGAACTTGTTTCTAATGATAGAATAAAAATTTTTGTAAATGAAAAGTTTATTCCAAAAATAATTGGTAAAAAAGGAAAAAGAATCGATGATCTTGAAAGAAAAGTAGGAATTAGTATTGGTGTTGAGCCTATTGAATCTTTAAAAGATTATGATGATAAAAATGATAATAAAACTAAATCTAAAAAGTTTAGTGAAGAGTTTGAAATTCCTTATGAAATATCTAAAAAACATTTAAATCTTGATATTGGTTATGAGAACATTGGTGAGGAGTTTGATGTTTCTGTTAATGGGGAATATCTTTTTACAGCTACTGTTGGTAAAAAAGGACTTGTTAGGTTGAAACAGGGTCTTGAAATTACTGAAATACTTTTAGATGCTATTGATATGGATGTTCCTATTATAGGAACTTTTAGATAA
- the hisS gene encoding histidine--tRNA ligase, whose translation MEFTRPRGTRDFLFDEMRERKKCENTLRKVFETYAYQEIKTPLFEDLKLFTTKSGEQIVDQLYNFTDKSDREITLRPEITAPVARLYINELQKTAKPIKLYYFGSCFRYERPQKGRFRQFWQFGCELIGAKSPEGEAEAIAMAEQSLEYLGINTAEIHINHLGIVRGLFKHFKIDNEIQEQVMILIDKGDKELFEKEILEKDLVEDSNLNSILKDILIKIIDFVGNEDVLIDVEDLLNDYEETKDSINEFKELINLLKSFNVSNYTLNLGIARGLDYYTGIVFEIYIPELGAQKQVAGGGSYNLVELFGGEQVESTGFAFGFDRLMNAIEHNSKNMNKIKNKNNNKNDNGDEFEEESIVDVFVVPISNEQREKSFEIGQKLRNSGISTEIDLSRKKFKKLLNAANKLNAKYVILVGKNDLEKDSVTIKDMASGNQELVAIDNIKEFLNNNIFD comes from the coding sequence TTGGAATTTACAAGACCTCGTGGAACAAGAGACTTTCTTTTTGATGAAATGAGAGAAAGAAAAAAGTGTGAAAATACATTAAGAAAAGTCTTTGAAACTTATGCTTATCAAGAAATAAAAACTCCTTTATTTGAAGATTTAAAACTCTTCACCACAAAATCTGGAGAACAAATAGTTGATCAACTTTATAATTTCACTGATAAATCTGACCGTGAAATAACTCTTAGGCCTGAAATTACAGCTCCAGTAGCTAGATTATACATTAATGAACTTCAAAAAACAGCTAAACCAATAAAACTTTATTATTTTGGAAGTTGTTTTAGGTATGAAAGACCTCAAAAAGGTAGGTTTCGCCAGTTTTGGCAGTTTGGATGTGAATTAATAGGTGCTAAGTCTCCTGAAGGGGAAGCTGAAGCTATTGCAATGGCTGAACAATCCCTTGAATATTTAGGAATTAATACAGCTGAAATTCATATTAATCATCTTGGAATAGTAAGAGGATTATTTAAACATTTCAAAATTGATAATGAAATTCAAGAACAGGTCATGATTTTAATAGATAAAGGAGATAAAGAATTATTTGAAAAAGAAATATTAGAAAAAGATTTAGTTGAAGATTCTAATTTAAATTCTATATTAAAAGACATATTAATTAAAATTATTGATTTTGTTGGAAATGAGGATGTTTTAATTGATGTTGAAGATCTTTTAAATGATTATGAAGAAACAAAAGATTCTATTAATGAATTTAAAGAATTGATTAATTTATTAAAAAGTTTCAATGTTTCAAATTATACGCTTAATCTTGGGATAGCTAGAGGTTTAGATTATTATACTGGTATTGTTTTTGAAATTTACATTCCAGAACTTGGAGCTCAAAAACAAGTAGCTGGTGGAGGTAGTTATAATCTTGTAGAGCTATTCGGTGGAGAACAAGTTGAATCTACTGGATTTGCTTTTGGTTTTGACAGGTTAATGAATGCTATTGAACATAATTCTAAAAATATGAATAAAATCAAGAATAAAAATAACAATAAAAATGATAATGGAGATGAATTTGAAGAAGAATCTATCGTTGATGTTTTTGTAGTTCCTATATCTAATGAACAAAGAGAAAAATCTTTTGAAATTGGTCAAAAACTTAGGAATTCCGGTATTTCTACTGAGATAGACCTTTCAAGGAAGAAATTTAAGAAATTACTTAATGCAGCTAATAAATTGAATGCTAAATATGTTATTTTAGTTGGAAAAAATGATTTAGAAAAAGATAGCGTTACTATAAAAGATATGGCTTCTGGAAATCAGGAATTAGTAGCTATTGATAATATTAAAGAATTTTTAAATAATAATATATTTGATTAG